Proteins from a single region of Harmonia axyridis chromosome 4, icHarAxyr1.1, whole genome shotgun sequence:
- the LOC123678239 gene encoding uncharacterized protein LOC123678239: MPNSPGHAHASLIPSAEGTGCQCMCVYSSSTMRNYKRKTQRGTTSQDLLKRAADAVIKDGRKLKTVARELEICHTTLQRYVKKIKSGLTPSVGFKSRMVFSEDQEAQLSEYILKSASIYFGLLPEEVRQLAYQCAVKFNVQHIPPSWHTNGKAGKDWFTNFLKRNSTLAIRTPEATSAGRASSFNRYNVNQFFEKLGDLITKYNLTPSRIWNLDETGVTTVLKPKKILAEKGTKQVGAIVSSERGTLVTVELAVSALGNSIPPMFVFPRLKFKDLFIRGGPPECIGAGNQSGWMTNKEFLVFMDHFIKHTKPSPDEPVLLLLDNHSSHIDIDVIEKAKKNSVILLSFPPHCTHRLQPLDVGVNGPFKAYCSKAQNNWLRTNPGKTMSIYEIPGIVKYALPLAATPINISNAFKKAGIWPYDPNIFTDKDYAPSSVTDRPMPENRPSQDTDHFPVPLNNQERTAEYLNDSNNVGCNIEIETTPSILQQSDCSVEPSGNPEHVGRQCSQETTPCCSFQLPQSSADNNAGDENTIIFSPDLIRPLPKAPPRLVGRNKGRKRKTAVLTDTPEKDALAEEHANKKKKKEIETTKKGKGKCTGQGKQAKRTTKNPAKRRVLQDDDTSDEEQDWYCIICCDAYSNSAPREKWIQCIECKNWAHSQCIDDEESPAFVCPNCYSDQSSIE; the protein is encoded by the exons ATGCCTAACAGTCCGGGACATGCGCATGCCAGTTTAATTCCGTCCGCCGAAGGGACAGGGTGTCAGTGCATGTGTGTGTATTCGAGCTCTAC AATGAGGAATTACAAGCGGAAAACTCAAAGGGGAACTACATCCCAAGATCTTCTAAAAAGAGCGGCTGATGCAGTCATCAAGGATGGACGTAAATTAAAAACAGTTGCACGTGAATTGGAAATTTGCCATACAACTCTTCAAAggtatgtcaaaaaaattaaaagtggaCTTACTCCTTCGGTTGGTTTTAAATCTAGAATGGTGTTTAGTGAAGATCAAGAGGCACAACTGTCTGAGTACATTTTGAAAAGTGCCTCTATTTATTTTGGTCTTCTACCAGAAGAAGTACGACAACTTGCTTACCAGTGTGCCGTGAAGTTTAATGTTCAACACATCCCACCATCTTGGCATACCAATGGTAAGGCTGGCAAGGATTGGTTTACAAACTTCCTGAAGAGGAACTCTACTCTTGCAATAAGAACACCAGAAGCTACCAGTGCCGGACGCGCGAGCTCGTTCAACAGATATAATGtaaatcaatttttcgaaaaacttggCGACTTGATTACAAAATATAATCTTACTCCTTCACGTATATGGAATTTGGACGAGACTGGTGTCACAACTGtgttaaaaccgaaaaaaattttggctGAAAAAGGAACAAAGCAAGTAGGAGCAATTGTTTCATCTGAACGTGGAACTTTAGTCACTGTTGAGCTAGCGGTGAGTGCTCTGGGAAACTCGATTCCGCCGATGTTTGTTTTCCCGCGTTTGAAATTTAAGGACCTGTTTATCCGAGGTGGTCCTCCTGAGTGTATTGGGGCTGGTAATCAATCCGGTTGGATGACAAACAAAGAGTTCTTAGTGTTTATGGATCATTTCATAAAGCATACTAAGCCTAGTCCTGATGAACCAGTGTTATTACTACTAGACAATCATTCATCTCATATTGATATTGATGTGATCGAAAAGGCCAAGAAAAACtctgttatattattatcattcccACCACACTGCACCCACCGTCTGCAACCCCTGGATGTTGGTGTCAACGGCCCATTCAAAGCATACTGTTCTAAAGCTCAAAACAACTGGCTGAGAACTAATCCCGGGAAAACTATGAGCATTTATGAAATACCAGGTATTGTAAAATACGCTTTGCCGCTTGCAGCAACTCCTATCAATATAAGCAACGCATTTAAAAAGGCTGGCATTTGGCCCTATGACCCAAATATCTTCACAGACAAAGATTATGCGCCGTCTTCTGTCACTGACCGCCCGATGCCAGAAAATCGACCCTCACAAGATACAGACCACTTTCCTGTCCCTCTAAACAATCAAGAAAGGACTGCTGAATATCTTAATGACTCAAATAATGTCGGCTGCAATATAGAGATTGAGACTACTCCATCAATTCTACAGCAAAGCGACTGCAGCGTTGAACCATCAGGTAATCCAGAACATGTGGGACGTCAATGCTCTCAGGAGACTACCCCTTGTTGCAGCTTCCAACTTCCTCAATCATCAGCTGATAACAACGCGGGAgatgaaaatacaataattttctcaCCAGACCTCATAAGACCACTGCCTAAAGCACCTCCTCGATTAGTTGGACGCAATAAAGGACGTAAAAGAAAGACAGCTGTTCTTACGGACACTCCAGAGAAGGATGCTTTGGCCGAAGAACATGctaataaaaagaagaaaaaagagatTGAAACTACAAAGAAGGGTAAAGGAAAATGCACGGGACAAGGTAAACAAGCAAAAAGAACGACTAAGAACCCCGCTAAGAGAAGAGTCTTGCAAGATGATGACACTTCTGATGAGGAACAAGATTGGTA